GAAACAACAACACCCTCAAATATGAACTATTTGCAGATGAAAATCCACTATTGGAGGAATGACATGAAGAAATAGTGTTGAATGAAGTTTATGTAGAGAGGAGCAAAGAATTTATTGAGAAATAAGAACAAAAGGTTGGTTAAGAAAAGTCAGAAAGaatactttgtttcttttttcattttttaatatttttactgtAGATGgttacaatatctttattctatttatttatttttatgtggtgcttgggattgaacccagtgtctcacacttgctaggaaagctctctaccactaagccacaaccccaaccctttcatttgttttaattagttttacCTGACTGTAGAAAGCACTTTCACACATCattcataaatggagtataacttctcattcttccggTTGCACATGGTGTAGAGTTACACCGGTCAGGTAGTCATATGTGCATagtgtaataatgtccaattcattctactatctttcctactttagtgcctcctcccctcctttcactcccctctgtctaaaaTCCAAGGTCCTCCATTCCTCCCTAGCCCCAATCTCCTTATTGTgacttagcatccacttatcagagaaaacattcaacttttGGTTCCTTGGGATTGGCTTGTTTTGCTTAGCACGATATTctccacttccatccatttattgacaACAGCcaccatttcattcttctttaaggttcagtaatatttcactgtgtatacatactgcattttctttatccattcacctaggttggctccatggtttagctattgcgaattgaactgctataaacattgatgtggcttcatcactgtagtatgctgattttaagcgtttggggtatatactgaggagtgggaaaactgagtcaaatggtggttctattccaagttttctgaggaatcttcactaCTTTCCACTGTGATTGCtccgatttgcagtcccaccagcaatgtatgagtgtaccgaaAGGATAATTTTTAATTCTGAGCCTTACCGAATCACCACTTTCTTCTAATACACATATCAATCAGAGACCAGGCACGAGACAGGTACCCCAGAGGCTCTGCAAATAAGTCTTTAGTAGCTCGTAGTGAGAAAATGTGTCCTTCACAGAAGTAAAGGATTTGTTAAGCCCCAAATAGGACACTCATCCCTCTGTCTTTCCGGTTCCAGCTTGTCCTCAGATGCTCAGAGCACCACAGACCCTGATGCTCACCACCTTTGATACTCCAGCTTCAGCAGAGGTCAGAGGAGTCATGGGGAACCACACCACTGTCACCGAGTTTGTCCTGCTGGGCCTCTCAGATGCCTGTGAGCTACAGATGCTCATCTTCCTGGGGCTCCTCCTGACCTACCTCCTCACACTGCTGGGGAACCTCCTCATCGTGGCCATCACCCTTGTGGACAGGCgcctccacacccccatgtactaCTTCCTCCGTAACTTTGCTGTCCTGGAGATCTGGTTCACCTCAGCCATCTTTCCCAAGATGCTGGACAACATCCTCACGGGACATAAGACCATCCCCTTAGCTGGATGCTTCCTTCAAAGTTTCCTCTATTTCTTCCTTGGTACCACAGAATTCTTCCTATTGGCAGTGATGTCCTTTGACAGGTATGTGGCTATCTGTAACCCTTTGCATTATGTCACCATCATGAGCAAAAGGCTGTGTGTCCAGCTAGTGCTCTGCTCATGGATGACAGGTTGCCTTCTCATCTGTGTTCCCAGCTACCTCATACTTCAGCAGCCCTTCTGTGGACCTAATGTCATCAACCACTTCTTCTGTGACAACTTTCCACTCCTGGAACTCATATGTGCAGATACAAGTCTGATAGAGCTTCTTGGGTTTGTGATAGCCAACTGCAGCCTCCTGGGCACTCTGGCTGTGACGGCCACCTGCTATGGCCACATCCTCCACACCATCCTGCACATCCCCTCAGCCAAGGAGAGGCACAGAGCCTTCTCAACCTGCTCCTCCCACATCATTGTGGTGTCCCTCTTCTATGGCAGCTGCATCTTTATGTATATCCGGTCAGGCAAGGGTGGGCAGGGGGAGGACCAGAACAAGGTGGTGGCATTGCTCAACACTGTGGTGACCCCGACACTCAACCCCTTCATCTACACCCTGAGGAACAAACAGGTGAAGCAGGTATTCAGGGAGCAGGTGAGCAAGCTCCTCTCACAAAGTTGAGTCAGAcctgagagaaggaaaaaaatcaccTCCTTGTCTAAACCTCTGCTGATGAAAGTCTTGTCCTGATCTCCACAGATTCTCCCTTCATAGACAGGTTTTTGTCAAGTGTTCCATTCTACAGTAGTTTTCTGCATGCATTACTGGTTATTCAGTCTTGTTTAGAGAGCACAGAAAACTCAATATAACACTACTATGTGTTATATGTCTATATGTTATATGTCATGTATGTTATATGTTACATATCTCTGAGCTACTCAGACTAATGtggaactttcaatcctcttgcctcaaccaccCTAGTAGCAGGGATTATAGGCAAGCACCACTTTGCCCAGAAAAAAACAACTTTCTCCTTACatacatatttcatttgtttaatctttatgtagttaaaatatgtaacatataataacaagtccaattatcaaAGAGAGTCTTGTAAGTCGACTGCTGGGAAGGAAAACATACATGTTCAGAAGCCTATTAGCTGCAAAGGTTCAGCATGCTATGGACACAAATCATTTTGGGATTCTGTACAGCACTGAGTTGGAGAAAAGAGCTGGCAGAAACATATATCTTATGTTCAGACTCCAGCTCAGCTACTTACTAGTCTTAGAGAAATAAGATTTCTCTGTATCTCAattatgcatatgtagatcatcaTAATATCTACCTCAtagaatcctatactcattgaatGAGTCAATTTTATTAGAATGCTTAGCACAGGGTTTGGCATAGAGTGTCACATTCGGTGTTAAACATTATGTTTTCTAGAAGAAATAAGTCAAATAAATTAAGTCAAATAATGAAGGTAAATTAACATATCTACTATCTTACAGAAAATTAAATTCAATCCTCACTGCATATCTTAACCTAAGCAAATTCAAAATAAATGGAATAGATAAATATAAACCTGAAAACATAAAATGAAAGAACCTTTAGGTAGAAAATGTATTAATGATGCATAgagaatttttaatgaaaaaaatataaaaataagcttATAAATTTAGACATTTAAGgtttaaaatttcattgtgtcAGAAGTGAGCAGAAATAATGTAATAGCCATATGTAGTTTCTATCTGTCTGGCATCCATTCCCCATTATTAACATACTAGGAACCTGATTGTCTCAGGAGCATTCCTTCCTATTGTTCCATGCAACTAGGGTGGTGCTGACTGCATCCCCAGTCAAACTACAGCCATGGATATTGGCCCAGACATGGCCACATGATGAAAATCAGATCACTGGGCCCAAATGAGTCTCAATTCAGAGATGTTATAGGAACTTATAATGAGGCTCTCagcaatcctgtctcaaaattaagaataaaaaagacaggactggagttgtggctcaatggtagaatgcttacctagcatgtgtggggcactgggtttgaatctcagcaccacctataaataaataaaggtccatcaacaactaaaaaaatatatttaaattttttttaaaagataaaaaggccTGAGGATATAGTTCACTGGTAAAgaatccctaggttcaatccccagtaataaaataaataaataggtcttTAGCACAGATGTGCATTCAAATAATACTTGGAATCAATTGAAGGTTAACTATTGAAACCTATATGAAACATCATAGTTTATGGTAAAATGTAGAAATGTTACCCTCTGAAAACAGGAATGAATTATCAAGTACCTTTATTGTATAGTTTCTAAGCAGTGCactagaataagaaaaaaaattaaagaactaagtaggaaaggaagaaatattaTCATTATCACCACTGACATGCTCTTGGAATTAATAAGTTCATAAAAATTGAGACTGAGAATTAGGGTCTTGCCATGATAAATACCTCAAAATTGAAACTGAGTAATGGATGGAGGCTGGAAGCTTTAGAGAATCAAGCCTATATTGCTATAAATACAGAATTTCAGGCAATTCTATTGAGATCCAAGAGGACAAGAGCTGTATGGAGAACCCAAATCTTTTTAGGGGTTAGTCAAATGGTCATGATCACAATGTTGgtagaaatgtgaacagaaatttCATTCTGATGAGATCTCAGATGGAAATGAGAACCAAGGTGTGAAACTAAGCATTTTCAAGGAAAATAATTTCAAGGAAATTATATTACAACAGAACTCTTCGAGCAAGTACCAGATGGACATTCTCTCAAAAGCAGATAAAAAGACAGGCAGGCAGGCTTGTGAGACAAGGCACCAGGAGGTTTATAAGATAAGGGCTACCCTGAGCCTTTAGAAAACAACCCATTACTTCTGAACTTTTACATTGGACCTAACATTGTCATGATTAGGTAAAAGGACAGACCGCTGACTTGACCAATCATCTTGCTAAGGATACAGTGAAATACCATTTCAGTCCAATGGTCAGGGTGGAAGGCCACCCTGCCCATGAGTTGAGCATCCTCTCTCAGCCTTGAGTAAGGAGGGTGTCTGGTCTGGCATGACACTTCCCCCGCACTGTGTGAAGCAAGTGGCCTCCACCTTCACTCTGCAAAGAAGTTCACTCTAGCCCTGGACTTGGGCATTACCCAATGGGATCGGGCAACCCCCCTTTGAAACCTTATCCCCTGACTTATCTGGTGAAGAACATTCCATTGAAGCTCCTTTGTGTGTCCCccctataaaaataaagagattctgggtGCACCCTGTCTTGCCTTCCAGCATAGATGAAGACCCTTGAGATTGCGAGCAGTCCCGCCCTCAATCTGAGAAACTCATGTTTGTGTGTTACATGatttcttcaccattttcttattttaatgttGCAGCCAGCTCCTTTGAACCCAGTTCATCTTGTCAGTGCAGGTCATTAGCTAGAGGTCAGATTTTCCCTGTTTTACCTTAAGCCAACTATGTACTATCCCCATCAATGTTGTCACTCAATGTACACTGTATGCTAACCTTTGTTCTCTGCTTATAAAATTCATTGTACCTATTTTTTCTTCAGAACAATCATTCAGGGAAATTAGCAGCCATGTTCTCAGGCCTACATCATTCATATTTGGATCAGAATaaattgcctttttatttttctttaatatagaGTCATTATTTTGCATTGACAGATGTATTGAGAATTGGAGTAAAGGTCATCTTTGTTATACAATGGCAAAGAATTTGGTGGAATTATGACCCAAGACTTTATGGAAGGCAGAATGTAAGAGCAATGAACTAGGAGATATGGCAGAAGACAAACTGAAGCAGAAAAACGTTTGAGCTGCTGCACAGTCTCTTGGTGGCTTACAGTAAAATGAGAGAAGAGGTAAAGAACTGAAAAGCAGAGTTTATGTACAATTAAAAGTGGAGAAGaatgaaaatattcagaaaaccctCAGCCTGGTCACATAAAGCATGAATGAGAAAGCTTGTTTGGAATAGAATGCTAATAGAGTGGCCAAGTGAATATTTGCTAAAGAGATTAATACAGGGcggggcgcagtggtgcacgcctgtaatcccagtggcttgggaggcagacgcaggaggatcgcaagttcaaagccagcctcagcaacttagcaaggccctaaacaccttagtgagtccctgtctctaaataaaatatttaaaaagggctgggatgtggctcagtgtttaagcaccactgagttcaatccccagcaccaaaaaaaaaggagagattaATTTGGATAGGAGAAAGTCAAGTTCTATCCATCAAGACATCAGAGGAAAGACTCCAAAGGCATTTCAGATATATTGAAGACAAGCTAGAACCTTGAGGGCAAGGTTTACAAAGATGTGCCTCTAGGACCTCGGCTTTTGTTGTCCTGAGACACAGGCACAACTCAGGCAcagtgcctctcagccatccctgCCATAGCACAAGCAGGTCCAGGTGTGGCTCCATCCACCTTTCCAGACAGTACAAACCATAAGCCTTGTCATCGTCCATGTGGAACTAATTCTTCAGGTGTTCAGAACGCAATACAGAGCCATAGTGGCCTGCAACTTGATTTCAAAAAGATGATGTAGACAGCCTGTGGGCCCAGGCAGAGGCTTGACAGGGGTGGAGGCACCACAGAGTCCCCACTAGGGCAATTCCCAGTGGAACCATGAGAGTGGGGCAGCCCCTGAAACCTCAGAACTGTAGAGCTACCAGCATGTAACTCCAGCTTCAAAGAGCTGCCTGCACAAGACTCAAATCCATGAAATTTGTTGGGTGACCTAAGCCCAGGAAAATCCTAAGACACTGGTTGAGACCTTGGGGGTCCAACATCTGCCTAAGTGTGCCCAGAATATGAGACATAAAATCAAAGGACTTCAGAAATACTAGCTTCTTAAAACAGTATTTTTTCCTCTTGGGTTTGAGACTAACTGGAGACCAGATACCTTTCTTTGTGTATATCTACTTTATGGAATGGAAATGTCTTCCCTATATCTATCTAACCACTGAATTTTTGAAGGAGATAATTTGATCCATAGGCTATAGACAGAGGGGAATTTGCATCAGGATGAATCATGTCTTGAGCTTCACATATATCTGACTAAAATGAAACTCTGGACTTGGGAATTTTGAGTTGATGCTGAAACAGGGTAGGATCTTTTGAGATAGGGATAAAATGAATGTATTTTGCATGTGAAAAGGAGATGATTTTGTGGGAAAAGATGTACAATGTTATTCTTTGCATGTGCCCCCCAAAAGTTCATTTGTCAGAATGTAATCCTCAAAGCAATCATGTTGAGAGGTTGGAAATTTCAGAGGTGGACTCCTGATAAAAGGAGGTGTTCAGCTGGGTTCCTTCTTTCTGTCTTACCCATGTGATCTGCCCGGTTTTGATGCAACAGGAAAATACTCACCAGATACAACACCTCAACCTTGAACTTTCCAGCTTTCAGACCATGAGCTTAACAAATTTCTGTTGGTTATACATATCTAGTCTGTAGTAATCTGTCAAAGCAGCACAAGATGAACTAACTAAGTTCAAATTTTTCCAGAAATACTTCAATAGTATTTTAAGAGGATCACTATTTACCAGATCCCCAATGTGTCATGGGATGGGTGAGTGGGTGATGGCTGGTGCTTGAGTAGTGAGAAGAATTTACTAAGACAAAGAAAAGCAGTTAAGACAGTTTACCAGAGAGAGAGTTTACTGCAATGGTTCAACAGGGACATTACAAAGATGTCTGCCTGTGGATTCAGAGGAGGATATAAGCTTAGATGTGCTTCTGAGTTCCCTGTTCACCTTTGGCAGGCTTTTTGCTAGGAGTGGGTTATACTAAATGAAGGGTGATTGACCGATTTCCGTTTCTTGCCCATAATGCTTATTGCACATGCAGCAAATGctcatttccatttttaaatcagACACTTGAAATTCAAGTAATATGTATAGGTCTTAAAACAGAGGCTTTCCCTTCTTAGGCTACTCTAGGTCAAAACTGGGGCTCTCTGCACATGCTCCTTAGGATAATTaagcattcttttaaaaaacaggAACTTGCTGTTTAACTCAGGGAAGTTTTCTCTTCTGAGAACTGCAAGGGGCAGGATGAAAGGCAAGTCCTTAGCTTTATGTCAGTTCTACTGGTCAAGATGGGGTGGGGCCTGGGACAGGGGTCCCTAATCTATCCTGCCTcacaatattaaatggaaaatatctaacaaaacaaaagaaacaaaacgaaaagaaaATTTTCACATGCCCTGTGCAGGGAAC
This region of Callospermophilus lateralis isolate mCalLat2 chromosome 3, mCalLat2.hap1, whole genome shotgun sequence genomic DNA includes:
- the LOC143394597 gene encoding olfactory receptor 6E1-like, whose protein sequence is MLTTFDTPASAEVRGVMGNHTTVTEFVLLGLSDACELQMLIFLGLLLTYLLTLLGNLLIVAITLVDRRLHTPMYYFLRNFAVLEIWFTSAIFPKMLDNILTGHKTIPLAGCFLQSFLYFFLGTTEFFLLAVMSFDRYVAICNPLHYVTIMSKRLCVQLVLCSWMTGCLLICVPSYLILQQPFCGPNVINHFFCDNFPLLELICADTSLIELLGFVIANCSLLGTLAVTATCYGHILHTILHIPSAKERHRAFSTCSSHIIVVSLFYGSCIFMYIRSGKGGQGEDQNKVVALLNTVVTPTLNPFIYTLRNKQVKQVFREQVSKLLSQS